The Streptomyces sp. Je 1-332 genome has a window encoding:
- a CDS encoding SigE family RNA polymerase sigma factor, with the protein MTVSMVPMCTSASKAATRTAGSSAYPSFASYVRARQPVLLRTARSLTANPCDAEDLLQTALTKTYVAWDRIQDHRALDGYVRRALLNTRTSQWRKRKVDEFACDDLPEPDVAPVADPAEQQVLRDAMWRAIMKLPARQRAMVVLRYYEDLSEAQTAEVLGVSIGTVKSAVSRALGKLREDPELTPVR; encoded by the coding sequence ATGACCGTATCCATGGTGCCCATGTGCACCAGCGCATCGAAGGCCGCGACGCGGACAGCGGGTTCTTCGGCGTATCCGTCGTTCGCGTCGTACGTCCGGGCGCGTCAGCCCGTGTTGCTGCGCACCGCGCGCTCGCTGACCGCGAACCCCTGCGATGCCGAGGATCTGCTGCAGACCGCCCTCACCAAGACCTACGTCGCCTGGGACCGGATCCAGGACCATCGCGCGCTCGACGGCTATGTGCGCCGGGCCCTGCTGAACACCCGGACCTCGCAGTGGCGCAAGCGCAAGGTCGACGAGTTCGCGTGCGACGACCTGCCCGAGCCCGACGTGGCGCCGGTCGCGGACCCGGCCGAGCAGCAGGTGCTCAGGGACGCGATGTGGCGCGCGATCATGAAGCTGCCCGCGCGGCAGCGGGCGATGGTAGTCCTGCGGTACTACGAGGATCTCAGCGAGGCGCAGACGGCCGAGGTGCTCGGGGTCTCCATCGGCACCGTCAAGAGCGCGGTGTCGCGTGCCCTCGGCAAGCTGCGCGAGGACCCGGAGCTCACGCCGGTCCGGTGA
- a CDS encoding PAS domain-containing protein, with product MSSRPSRGAARLAAILDALPDALVLVNANGTVVNANAIALEAFETPGTALVGRGLLDLLPEFDSRLIPGSMRRPDSIDERGRTKPTRMTARRTDGSEFPVEVTSSNLEDIRDAYDNYGYTGDELLMLVVRDLSGAVDTEAELARSQRQTEMILRAAAEGVVGTDTEGRVVLVNPAAAQILGFRASDLGGQELHNLVLHSRADGEPFPYEESPLADTLRSGRKHRVRGQVLWSKSGDRVAVDLTTAPVRDGDQLVGAVMTFTDRRPYDALAEEHEAAIAAHAEEMKAATERRTEELRAATERHAAELAAAAEQRAEEIAAEQERYAALAEREKDRFEELSEREKERYDALAARHEQLLAVLGSSLRGPLDELRRELSALAADDAGQLWPEANQVLHHLSAGYARITTLVDNVLGFQLLDSGADQLSCVKVMLDAVVANGVEGAVELIGPGRAQFAVHAPPIEVEVDPGRLATALAHLVADVAGIDATGNARAGTGPSAMVAPGGYVDSTVVVAAAQRGEVVRIEVRGPYAGGDPVHEPIVRGIVRAHGGVLQTHEVPGMSGNAYVLEVPIGAGGGAVSAAPEAPAGSVGSVPSVGSSVVVPAQASPATGGGRRRARRAAGPSVDSFLESSVPDGGASGGGTSGGAAGTEDAPVGTSPSGTGRRRGRRAAEADAAQAAEARAAEAGAAAEAAAGAGAGAQPASEASAGGEGSAPSRASGGTGRRRGRPSPAEGLASSVSSMGSVGSVGSVGSVVTAAEHAAGSAALGETVPPQGVPVPAGAVAPAASGQRARRNDEQLALPPALPSGGGGQEGAAAGGSGVGTAVAVAGPGAAAGEAGEASPRPTGRRRRALAAAKERAAAEEAPSGRVFALPPASADQDDTGQHEAALHHPADDHTPPQPHPADAPTGRRRSRGGQGQASGQELGQGGQAWGQGQGRTPVAGQGQGQALGEGQASVPGQLPGQGQGQASAPASGQLPGRGQGQAAGQGQLPGQSQGQAPAPGQLPDQGQGQAVGQGRLPRQGQGQASGPGPAFGPGQAPGQAPASQGVPNAPGAPAAPGAPAGPGAPAGPGAPAGPGAPASPGAPTTPGVPAAPGAPAGPEAPTAPASAAAASPAAAGAAGEAQGGPDAGVPSQPTTYAEGTPARGVHTPGRGVALPPERGAQGRAAQPLPAEAAPGDPNSTQGRAISVRTLGQGVPFGQQIAEQQKQRRLGQQQGQTPAAAPQAPPAQTPPAKPQPSAPSAPTPDAPQRPTAGPLPEQAPTQPAAPGQSQSHTLGGSPGGSLGGSVGGSGRRRRLSTPPAPAGDDRPEAAARPHPPAQGHPQSRIGSATEGTGRSYAIGAPDEDADEGPEPLDGPGGAVEVANRPQPQPMDDELPPEPLDNPRRLLVWPAPDVTTQQALSDRGYRPVIVNSREEVDAQIAAFPAALFVDPLTGPITRTALQSLRTAAVAAEVPVLVTAGLGQATREAAYGADPAVLLKALAPRDSEQHPPRVLLIEEHEEIALALTATLERRGMQVARAESDADAVTLAAQMRPNLVVMDLMQVRRRRAGIIDWLRANGQLNRTPLVVYTAAVDQTELPRLAAGETVLFLAERSTSTEVQGRIVDLLAKIGTN from the coding sequence GTGAGCAGCAGGCCATCCCGAGGCGCTGCTCGCCTCGCAGCCATACTCGACGCGCTGCCGGACGCGTTGGTCCTCGTGAACGCGAACGGGACCGTCGTGAACGCGAACGCGATCGCGCTGGAGGCGTTCGAGACGCCCGGCACCGCCCTCGTGGGCCGCGGGCTCCTCGATCTGTTGCCGGAGTTCGACTCCCGGCTCATTCCCGGATCGATGCGCAGGCCCGACTCCATCGACGAGCGCGGACGTACGAAGCCGACGCGGATGACCGCGCGCCGTACGGACGGCAGCGAGTTCCCCGTCGAGGTCACCAGCTCGAACCTCGAGGACATCCGGGACGCGTACGACAATTACGGCTACACCGGTGACGAGTTGCTCATGCTCGTCGTACGCGACCTTTCGGGCGCGGTGGACACCGAGGCCGAACTCGCGCGCTCCCAGCGGCAGACCGAGATGATCCTGCGCGCCGCCGCGGAGGGTGTCGTCGGGACCGACACCGAGGGGCGGGTCGTTCTCGTCAACCCCGCCGCCGCGCAGATACTGGGCTTCAGGGCCAGCGACCTCGGCGGGCAGGAGCTGCACAACCTGGTGCTCCACTCCCGCGCCGACGGCGAGCCCTTCCCCTACGAGGAGTCCCCGCTCGCGGACACGCTCCGCTCCGGGCGCAAGCACCGGGTGCGCGGGCAGGTCCTGTGGTCCAAGAGCGGCGACCGGGTCGCGGTCGACCTGACGACGGCGCCGGTCCGGGACGGGGACCAGCTCGTCGGCGCGGTCATGACGTTCACCGACCGGCGGCCCTACGACGCGCTGGCCGAGGAGCACGAGGCCGCGATCGCTGCGCACGCGGAGGAGATGAAGGCCGCCACGGAGCGGCGCACGGAGGAGCTGCGGGCGGCCACCGAGCGGCACGCGGCGGAGCTGGCGGCCGCCGCCGAGCAGCGCGCCGAGGAGATCGCAGCCGAGCAGGAGCGGTACGCGGCGCTCGCGGAGCGCGAGAAGGACCGGTTCGAGGAACTCTCCGAGCGCGAGAAGGAGCGGTACGACGCTCTGGCCGCGCGGCACGAGCAGTTGCTCGCCGTGCTCGGTTCGTCGCTGCGGGGTCCGCTCGACGAGCTGCGGCGCGAGCTGTCGGCTCTCGCGGCGGACGACGCGGGGCAGTTGTGGCCCGAGGCGAATCAGGTCCTTCACCACCTTTCCGCCGGTTACGCGCGCATCACGACGCTCGTCGACAACGTCCTGGGCTTCCAGCTCCTCGACTCGGGTGCGGATCAGCTGTCGTGCGTGAAGGTGATGCTGGACGCCGTCGTCGCGAACGGTGTCGAGGGCGCGGTCGAGCTGATCGGGCCCGGACGCGCGCAGTTCGCGGTGCACGCGCCGCCGATCGAGGTCGAGGTGGACCCGGGGCGGCTCGCCACGGCGCTCGCCCACCTGGTCGCCGACGTGGCGGGCATCGACGCCACGGGCAACGCACGCGCCGGTACGGGCCCTTCGGCCATGGTCGCCCCCGGTGGGTACGTGGATTCGACCGTCGTCGTGGCCGCGGCCCAGCGCGGCGAGGTCGTCCGCATCGAGGTGCGGGGTCCGTACGCCGGGGGAGACCCGGTGCACGAACCGATCGTCCGGGGCATCGTGCGAGCGCACGGCGGTGTGCTGCAGACGCATGAGGTGCCGGGGATGAGCGGCAATGCGTACGTTCTCGAAGTGCCGATCGGTGCGGGGGGCGGGGCGGTTTCCGCGGCCCCCGAAGCGCCGGCCGGCTCTGTCGGCTCAGTCCCCTCCGTCGGCTCTTCGGTCGTGGTGCCCGCGCAGGCTTCGCCCGCTACGGGTGGCGGTCGGCGGCGGGCCCGGCGGGCTGCGGGGCCCTCGGTCGACTCGTTCTTGGAGAGTTCGGTCCCCGACGGCGGCGCTTCGGGGGGCGGGACTTCGGGGGGTGCTGCCGGTACCGAGGACGCTCCCGTCGGGACCTCACCCAGCGGTACGGGTCGACGGCGTGGGCGGCGTGCGGCGGAGGCCGACGCGGCGCAGGCAGCGGAGGCACGGGCTGCTGAGGCGGGGGCCGCTGCCGAGGCGGCGGCCGGGGCCGGGGCCGGGGCGCAGCCTGCTTCGGAGGCGTCTGCGGGGGGCGAGGGTTCTGCACCGTCACGGGCTTCCGGTGGTACGGGGCGGCGGCGTGGGCGGCCGAGTCCTGCGGAGGGCCTGGCGAGCTCCGTAAGTTCTATGGGTTCCGTGGGCTCTGTGGGCTCTGTGGGTTCCGTGGTGACGGCTGCCGAGCATGCGGCCGGGTCAGCGGCGCTGGGGGAGACGGTGCCGCCGCAGGGCGTGCCGGTTCCCGCGGGGGCGGTGGCTCCTGCCGCTTCCGGGCAGCGGGCTCGACGGAACGACGAGCAGTTGGCGTTGCCGCCCGCTCTGCCTTCGGGCGGTGGCGGGCAGGAGGGTGCTGCCGCCGGGGGTTCCGGGGTCGGGACGGCTGTGGCTGTCGCCGGGCCGGGTGCTGCCGCCGGTGAGGCGGGCGAGGCCTCGCCACGTCCGACGGGACGGCGTCGCCGTGCGCTGGCTGCCGCCAAGGAGCGGGCAGCTGCCGAGGAGGCTCCCAGCGGGCGCGTCTTCGCGCTGCCGCCCGCGTCCGCGGACCAGGACGACACGGGGCAGCACGAAGCGGCTCTGCACCACCCGGCCGACGACCACACCCCGCCCCAGCCCCATCCCGCCGACGCGCCGACGGGGCGCCGCCGGTCGCGCGGGGGACAGGGGCAGGCGTCTGGGCAGGAGTTGGGTCAGGGCGGCCAGGCGTGGGGTCAGGGGCAGGGCCGGACGCCGGTGGCGGGCCAGGGCCAAGGCCAGGCGTTGGGCGAGGGGCAGGCATCCGTGCCCGGCCAGCTGCCGGGTCAGGGGCAGGGCCAGGCGTCCGCGCCTGCGTCTGGCCAACTGCCGGGCCGAGGCCAGGGCCAGGCGGCGGGCCAAGGCCAGCTGCCGGGTCAGAGTCAGGGCCAAGCGCCCGCGCCCGGCCAGCTGCCGGACCAGGGACAGGGCCAGGCGGTGGGCCAGGGCCGACTGCCGAGGCAGGGCCAGGGCCAGGCATCAGGGCCTGGGCCAGCGTTTGGGCCGGGGCAGGCTCCGGGTCAGGCACCCGCCTCGCAGGGGGTGCCAAACGCGCCGGGGGCGCCCGCAGCTCCGGGAGCACCCGCCGGCCCGGGAGCACCCGCCGGCCCGGGAGCGCCCGCCGGCCCGGGAGCACCCGCATCGCCGGGAGCGCCCACCACTCCGGGGGTTCCCGCAGCTCCGGGAGCACCCGCCGGCCCGGAAGCGCCAACCGCTCCCGCTTCTGCCGCCGCTGCGTCCCCCGCAGCCGCCGGTGCGGCGGGGGAGGCGCAGGGGGGCCCGGACGCCGGTGTTCCCTCGCAGCCCACCACGTACGCCGAAGGCACTCCGGCGCGCGGCGTCCACACACCCGGCAGGGGCGTCGCGCTGCCGCCCGAGCGCGGGGCCCAGGGGCGGGCCGCGCAGCCGTTGCCCGCCGAGGCCGCGCCCGGTGACCCCAACTCGACGCAGGGGCGCGCGATCAGCGTGCGCACGCTCGGGCAGGGCGTACCGTTCGGCCAGCAGATCGCCGAGCAGCAGAAGCAGCGCCGGCTCGGGCAGCAGCAGGGCCAGACCCCGGCGGCGGCACCGCAGGCTCCCCCGGCCCAGACGCCGCCCGCCAAGCCCCAGCCCTCCGCGCCCTCCGCGCCCACCCCGGACGCTCCGCAGCGGCCCACCGCAGGACCGCTCCCGGAGCAGGCGCCGACGCAGCCCGCGGCTCCGGGTCAGTCGCAGTCCCACACACTCGGCGGCTCCCCCGGCGGCTCTCTCGGCGGCTCCGTCGGAGGCTCGGGACGTCGCCGCAGGCTGTCCACTCCCCCCGCCCCCGCGGGCGACGACCGCCCCGAGGCCGCCGCGCGCCCGCACCCCCCGGCGCAGGGTCACCCGCAGTCCCGCATCGGGTCCGCCACGGAGGGCACGGGCCGCTCGTACGCGATAGGCGCACCGGACGAGGACGCCGACGAGGGCCCGGAGCCGTTGGACGGTCCCGGCGGCGCCGTCGAGGTCGCCAACCGGCCCCAGCCGCAGCCCATGGACGACGAACTGCCGCCCGAGCCGCTGGACAATCCGCGCCGCCTGCTCGTCTGGCCCGCGCCCGACGTCACCACCCAGCAGGCGCTGAGCGACCGCGGCTACCGCCCCGTCATCGTGAACTCCCGCGAGGAGGTCGACGCCCAGATCGCCGCGTTCCCCGCGGCCCTGTTCGTGGACCCGCTGACCGGACCGATCACGCGTACGGCGCTGCAGTCGCTGCGCACGGCCGCCGTGGCCGCCGAGGTCCCCGTACTCGTCACGGCGGGACTCGGCCAGGCGACACGCGAGGCGGCGTACGGCGCCGACCCCGCCGTACTCCTGAAGGCGCTCGCGCCCCGCGACAGCGAGCAGCACCCGCCGCGCGTCCTGCTCATCGAGGAGCACGAGGAGATCGCGCTCGCCCTGACCGCGACGCTGGAACGGCGCGGCATGCAGGTGGCGCGAGCCGAGAGCGACGCGGACGCGGTGACGCTCGCGGCGCAGATGCGGCCGAACCTGGTGGTGATGGACCTGATGCAGGTACGTCGCCGCAGGGCCGGGATCATCGACTGGCTGCGCGCGAACGGCCAGTTGAACCGCACCCCGCTCGTCGTCTACACCGCCGCCGTCGACCAGACGGAGCTGCCGCGCCTCGCGGCGGGGGAGACGGTGCTGTTCCTCGCGGAGCGGTCGACGAGCACCGAGGTGCAGGGCCGCATCGTGGACCTGCTGGCGAAGATCGGCACGAACTAG
- a CDS encoding lipid-transfer protein, translating into MSVRTRDRLGGKAAVVGIGATEFSKDSGRSELRLAVEAVGLALDDAGLSPADVDGMVTFTMDTNPEITVAQAAGMGELSFFSRVHYGGGAACATVQQAALAVASGVAEVVVCYRAFNERSGRRFGSGVQHREPSAEGAALGWSLPFGLLTPASWVAMAAQRYLHTYGLTPDAFGHVAVTDRKYAATNPAAYFHGKPITLAEHAASRWIVEPLRLLDCCQETDGGQAIVVTSVERARDLPKPAAVITAAAQGSGRAQEQMTSFYRDDLSGLPEMSVVARQLWRSSGLTPGDIDVGILYDHFTPFVLMQLEEFGFCGPGEAADFVAGEMLPLNTHGGQLGEAYLHGMNGIAEAVRQVRGTSVNQIPGAARTLVTAGTGVPTSGLILAADG; encoded by the coding sequence ATGAGCGTACGCACGCGTGACCGGCTCGGCGGGAAGGCCGCTGTCGTCGGGATCGGGGCCACCGAGTTCTCCAAGGACTCGGGGCGCAGTGAGCTCAGGCTCGCGGTGGAGGCGGTGGGCCTGGCGCTCGACGACGCCGGGCTGAGCCCGGCCGATGTCGACGGCATGGTCACGTTCACCATGGACACGAACCCGGAGATCACTGTCGCGCAGGCGGCCGGGATGGGGGAGCTGTCGTTCTTCTCGCGCGTCCACTACGGGGGAGGCGCGGCCTGTGCGACGGTCCAGCAGGCGGCGCTCGCGGTGGCGAGCGGGGTGGCCGAAGTCGTCGTCTGCTATCGCGCGTTCAACGAACGCTCGGGGCGCCGGTTCGGTTCGGGTGTGCAGCATCGGGAGCCGTCGGCGGAGGGCGCGGCGCTCGGCTGGTCCCTGCCGTTCGGGTTGCTGACCCCCGCTTCGTGGGTGGCGATGGCGGCCCAGCGCTATCTGCACACGTACGGCCTCACACCCGATGCCTTCGGCCATGTGGCGGTCACCGACCGGAAGTACGCGGCGACCAACCCCGCGGCCTATTTCCACGGGAAGCCGATCACGCTCGCCGAGCACGCCGCGTCGCGCTGGATCGTCGAGCCGCTGCGGCTCCTGGACTGCTGCCAGGAGACCGACGGCGGACAGGCGATCGTCGTGACGAGCGTGGAGCGGGCCAGGGATCTGCCGAAGCCGGCGGCAGTGATCACGGCTGCGGCCCAGGGGTCGGGCCGGGCACAGGAGCAGATGACCAGCTTCTACCGCGACGACCTGAGCGGGCTGCCGGAAATGAGTGTGGTGGCCAGGCAGTTGTGGCGCAGCTCCGGTCTCACGCCGGGCGACATCGACGTCGGCATTCTCTACGACCACTTCACGCCGTTCGTCCTGATGCAGTTGGAGGAGTTCGGTTTCTGCGGGCCGGGGGAGGCGGCGGATTTCGTGGCCGGGGAGATGCTGCCGTTGAACACACACGGAGGTCAGCTCGGGGAGGCGTATCTGCACGGGATGAACGGCATAGCGGAGGCGGTCCGGCAGGTGCGCGGCACCTCCGTGAACCAGATACCCGGCGCGGCGCGCACGCTGGTCACCGCTGGCACCGGTGTCCCCACATCGGGGTTGATTCTGGCGGCGGACGGCTGA
- a CDS encoding long-chain fatty acid--CoA ligase — MLSTMQDVPLTVTRILRHGTTVHGSSQVTTWTGEAAPQRRSFREIGERSAQLAHALRDDLGVDGDERVATFMWNNAEHVEAYFAVPCMGAVLHTLNLRLPADQLTWIVNHAADRVVIVNGSLIPLLAPLLPQLPTVEHLVVSGPGDRSPLAGIQARVHEYEDLIGAKPTTYDWPELDERTAAAMCYTSGTTGDPKGVVYSHRSIYLHSMQVNMSESMGLTDADTSLVVVPQFHVNAWGLPHATFMTGVNMLMPDRFLQPAPLAEMIETERPTHAAAVPTIWQGLLAELSAKPRDVSSLGQVTIGGSACPPSLMEAFDKLGMRVCHAWGMTETSPLGTVARPPAKALGTDDEFAYRLTQGRFPTGVEARLVGPGGEYLPWDGESAGELEVRGPWIAGAYYGGAGGEELKPEDKFSADGWLKTGDVGVISSDGFLTLTDRAKDVIKSGGEWISSVELENAIMAHPDVAEAAVVAVPDEKWGERPLATVVLKEGASLDYAALRDFLTGTIAKWQLPERWAIVPAVPKTSVGKFDKKVLRRQYADGELDVTKL, encoded by the coding sequence GTGCTGAGCACGATGCAGGACGTACCACTGACCGTCACCCGCATCCTCCGGCACGGGACGACCGTGCACGGGTCGTCGCAGGTCACCACATGGACCGGTGAGGCCGCCCCGCAGCGCCGCAGCTTCCGTGAGATCGGCGAACGCTCGGCCCAGCTGGCCCACGCCCTGCGCGATGACCTCGGGGTCGACGGCGACGAGCGCGTGGCCACCTTCATGTGGAACAACGCAGAACACGTAGAGGCCTACTTCGCGGTCCCCTGTATGGGCGCCGTCCTGCACACCCTCAATCTCCGGCTGCCCGCCGACCAGTTGACCTGGATCGTGAACCACGCGGCCGACCGCGTCGTCATCGTCAACGGCTCTCTCATCCCCCTGCTCGCGCCCCTGCTTCCGCAGCTGCCGACCGTCGAGCACCTGGTGGTCTCGGGCCCCGGCGACCGTTCGCCGCTGGCCGGGATCCAGGCGCGGGTGCACGAGTACGAGGACCTGATCGGCGCCAAGCCCACGACGTACGACTGGCCCGAGCTCGACGAGCGCACGGCCGCCGCCATGTGCTACACCTCCGGCACCACCGGCGACCCCAAGGGCGTCGTCTACTCCCACCGCTCCATCTACCTGCACTCGATGCAGGTCAACATGAGCGAGTCCATGGGCCTGACGGACGCGGACACCTCCCTCGTGGTCGTCCCGCAGTTCCACGTGAACGCCTGGGGTCTGCCGCACGCCACGTTCATGACGGGCGTGAACATGTTGATGCCGGACCGTTTCCTGCAGCCCGCACCGCTCGCCGAGATGATCGAGACGGAGCGGCCCACCCACGCGGCCGCCGTCCCCACCATCTGGCAGGGGCTGCTGGCCGAGCTCTCCGCGAAGCCGCGTGACGTCAGTTCGCTCGGCCAGGTCACCATCGGCGGCTCGGCCTGCCCGCCCTCGCTGATGGAGGCGTTCGACAAGCTGGGCATGCGCGTCTGCCACGCCTGGGGCATGACGGAGACCTCCCCGCTCGGCACGGTCGCCCGGCCGCCGGCCAAGGCTCTCGGCACCGATGACGAGTTCGCCTACCGCCTCACCCAGGGCCGCTTCCCCACCGGTGTCGAGGCGCGCCTGGTCGGCCCCGGCGGCGAGTACCTGCCGTGGGACGGCGAGTCCGCGGGCGAGCTGGAGGTGCGCGGGCCGTGGATCGCGGGCGCGTACTACGGCGGCGCGGGCGGCGAAGAGCTGAAGCCCGAGGACAAGTTCAGCGCGGACGGCTGGCTGAAGACCGGTGATGTCGGCGTGATCAGCTCCGACGGCTTCCTGACGCTCACCGACCGCGCGAAGGACGTCATCAAGTCGGGCGGCGAGTGGATCTCCAGCGTCGAGCTGGAGAACGCGATCATGGCCCACCCGGACGTCGCGGAGGCGGCGGTCGTCGCCGTCCCCGACGAGAAGTGGGGCGAACGCCCGCTCGCCACCGTCGTGTTGAAGGAGGGCGCGAGCCTCGACTACGCCGCCCTGCGCGACTTCCTCACGGGCACCATCGCCAAGTGGCAGCTGCCCGAGCGCTGGGCGATCGTGCCCGCCGTGCCCAAGACGAGCGTCGGCAAGTTCGACAAGAAGGTGCTGCGCAGGCAGTACGCGGACGGGGAGCTGGACGTCACGAAGCTCTGA
- a CDS encoding DUF1906 domain-containing protein, translating to MMMGLVLAVAFTALAMGVTPTGAVSRAEADGRAAGAGAGTGAGSRASGWPAGVSTFRGRAFDTCLAPSADTMRRWKASSYGAVGIYYGGRGRACKRQPQLTRGWMRAVRGQGWKVLPVYVGSQSPCVIAKHKKHVRMGRYPVRQGTQEGRDAVTKAKALGMGRFSPLYLDMEAYTYRQKECAHGTLAFVRAWNREVRRFGYIPGFYSSANYGVRHMETARRAGVRDLPSVMWFARWHKRANLYNEPVLKSDAWRPERRIHQYAGNVKERHGGRTLKIDRNLVHAPVAKVS from the coding sequence CTGATGATGGGACTTGTCCTCGCCGTCGCCTTCACCGCCCTGGCCATGGGCGTGACGCCGACCGGCGCCGTGAGCAGAGCCGAGGCCGACGGCCGTGCGGCCGGTGCGGGTGCCGGTACCGGTGCGGGGAGCCGTGCGAGCGGCTGGCCGGCCGGCGTGTCGACCTTCCGCGGCCGGGCGTTCGACACCTGCCTCGCACCGTCCGCCGACACGATGCGCCGCTGGAAGGCCTCCTCCTACGGGGCGGTGGGCATCTACTACGGGGGCCGCGGCCGGGCGTGCAAGCGCCAACCGCAGCTGACCCGCGGTTGGATGCGCGCGGTGCGGGGGCAGGGGTGGAAGGTGCTGCCGGTGTACGTCGGGTCGCAGTCGCCCTGCGTCATCGCGAAGCACAAGAAGCACGTCCGCATGGGGCGGTACCCCGTGCGGCAGGGAACCCAGGAGGGACGTGACGCGGTAACGAAGGCCAAGGCGCTCGGGATGGGGCGGTTCAGCCCGCTCTACCTGGACATGGAGGCGTACACCTACCGGCAGAAGGAGTGCGCGCACGGCACCCTGGCCTTCGTGCGGGCCTGGAACCGTGAGGTGCGCAGGTTCGGTTACATCCCGGGGTTCTACAGCAGTGCGAACTACGGGGTACGGCACATGGAGACGGCGCGGCGGGCGGGGGTGCGGGATCTGCCGTCGGTGATGTGGTTCGCGCGCTGGCACAAGCGGGCGAACCTGTACAACGAGCCGGTGCTGAAGAGCGACGCGTGGCGCCCCGAGCGGCGCATTCACCAGTACGCGGGGAACGTGAAGGAGCGGCACGGCGGGCGTACGCTCAAGATCGACCGGAACCTCGTGCACGCGCCGGTGGCCAAGGTCAGCTAG
- a CDS encoding SSI family serine proteinase inhibitor produces the protein MLRRLVLTAAASVAALSVAPVVAHADMGPLPLPTPVTDSTPDRLTVKVTDAGEGLDGTFELECHPAGGTHPRAQDACARLDEGTWGRDTFAPTPADTNCTMQYGGPATAHITGTWHGRPVDATYNRSNGCEISRWNKLVPVLPETRA, from the coding sequence ATGCTGCGCCGTCTCGTCCTCACCGCCGCCGCCTCCGTCGCCGCGCTGTCCGTCGCACCCGTCGTCGCCCACGCCGACATGGGCCCCCTTCCCCTGCCGACGCCGGTGACCGATTCGACCCCCGACCGGCTCACCGTGAAGGTCACCGACGCCGGGGAGGGCCTGGACGGGACGTTCGAGCTGGAGTGTCACCCGGCGGGCGGCACGCACCCGCGGGCGCAGGACGCGTGCGCGCGGCTCGACGAGGGCACCTGGGGCAGGGACACGTTCGCGCCCACGCCCGCCGACACGAACTGCACCATGCAGTACGGCGGCCCCGCCACCGCGCACATCACCGGAACGTGGCACGGCCGGCCCGTCGACGCGACGTACAACCGCAGCAACGGATGCGAGATCTCCCGGTGGAACAAGCTCGTCCCGGTACTGCCCGAGACCCGCGCCTGA